In Pseudomonadales bacterium, a single window of DNA contains:
- the mlaE gene encoding lipid asymmetry maintenance ABC transporter permease subunit MlaE, with protein MMNPAPLLRHIGATTINAVWRLGLATRFLVATLRHTPAAFRRLPLTLREIYFAGVLSLTIILVSGLFVGMVLGLQGYDTLARFGSSEALGVLVALSLVRELGPVVAALLFASRAGSAITAEIGLMKATEQLDAMEMMAVDPIARVIAPRFWGGVISMPLLGMLFTATGILGGYLIGVVVIGVDPGQFWSQMQSSVDLHSDVLNGVLKSFVFGVAVTWIAVFEGYQAPQTAEGVSGATTRTVVTSALVILALDFVLTSFMFMR; from the coding sequence ATGATGAACCCGGCACCGCTGTTGCGCCACATCGGCGCGACCACGATCAACGCCGTCTGGCGGCTTGGACTGGCCACCCGTTTCCTGGTCGCGACGCTGCGCCACACGCCGGCTGCGTTTCGCCGCCTGCCGCTCACGCTGCGTGAAATCTACTTTGCCGGGGTGCTGTCGCTGACGATCATCCTGGTCTCCGGTCTGTTCGTCGGCATGGTGCTGGGACTGCAGGGCTACGACACGCTGGCCCGTTTCGGCTCCTCGGAAGCACTCGGCGTACTGGTCGCGCTCTCGCTGGTGCGCGAGCTCGGCCCGGTGGTCGCCGCACTGCTGTTCGCCAGCCGCGCCGGCAGCGCCATCACGGCCGAGATCGGACTGATGAAGGCGACCGAGCAGCTCGATGCGATGGAAATGATGGCGGTCGATCCGATCGCCCGCGTGATCGCACCACGCTTCTGGGGTGGCGTGATCTCGATGCCGTTGCTCGGCATGCTGTTCACCGCAACCGGCATCCTCGGCGGTTACCTGATCGGAGTCGTCGTGATCGGTGTGGATCCCGGGCAATTCTGGTCGCAGATGCAGTCCTCGGTGGACCTGCACTCCGACGTGCTGAACGGCGTACTCAAGAGCTTCGTGTTCGGTGTGGCCGTGACGTGGATTGCCGTGTTCGAAGGCTACCAGGCCCCGCAGACGGCCGAAGGCGTCTCGGGCGCCACCACACGCACGGTCGTCACCTCGGCACTGGTGATCCTCGCACTCGACTTCGTACTTACCTCCTTCATGTTCATGAGATGA
- the mlaD gene encoding outer membrane lipid asymmetry maintenance protein MlaD, which translates to MNRTTIDLWVGVFVALGLAALVFLSLQVANLTGSTSGATYTLTARFDDLGGLKIKAPVKSAGVVVGRVTNVRFDNQTFEAVVTMNLEKRYLFPSDTSAKILTSGLLGDQYVGLLPGGDTEDLKDGDKIELTQGALVLENLISKFLFSATSGGGKDDKQDKQPGDEFKE; encoded by the coding sequence ATGAACCGCACCACTATCGATCTCTGGGTTGGCGTCTTCGTCGCCCTCGGCCTCGCGGCCCTGGTGTTCCTGTCGCTGCAGGTAGCGAACCTGACCGGCTCGACCAGCGGCGCGACCTATACGCTGACCGCACGCTTCGACGACCTGGGCGGGCTGAAGATCAAGGCACCGGTGAAAAGCGCCGGCGTGGTGGTCGGGCGCGTCACCAACGTGAGGTTCGACAACCAGACCTTCGAGGCCGTGGTGACGATGAACCTCGAAAAGCGCTATCTGTTTCCGTCCGACACCTCGGCGAAGATCCTGACCTCAGGCCTGCTCGGCGATCAGTACGTCGGCCTGCTCCCTGGCGGCGATACCGAGGATCTGAAGGACGGGGACAAGATCGAGCTCACGCAAGGTGCGCTCGTACTCGAGAACCTGATTTCGAAATTCCTGTTCAGTGCCACGTCCGGCGGCGGGAAGGACGACAAGCAAGACAAGCAGCCGGGCGATGAATTCAAGGAGTAG
- a CDS encoding ABC transporter ATP-binding protein: MPTENAVEFENLSFAYPSGRQVLSNVDFAIPRGKLVAIMGQSGCGKTTLLRMIGGALRPSKGDVRVFGESLRHMRQQQVYALRRRMSMLFQFGALFTDMTSFENVAFQMREHTDLDESLIQDLALMKLQAVGLRGAAHLKPSELSGGMARRVALARAIALDPELMMYDEPFAGLDPISLGVVGQLIRKLNDALGATSIIVTHDIHESLKIVDYAYFVADGRVVVQGTPAEVRASTEPYVHQFVWGEADGPVPFHYAAPDYTRDLLGETAP; the protein is encoded by the coding sequence ATGCCCACCGAAAACGCCGTCGAATTCGAGAACCTGTCGTTTGCCTACCCGTCCGGGCGCCAGGTACTGTCGAACGTCGACTTCGCGATTCCGCGCGGCAAGCTGGTCGCGATCATGGGCCAGAGCGGCTGCGGCAAGACGACGCTGCTGCGCATGATCGGCGGAGCGCTGAGGCCCTCGAAAGGCGATGTGCGCGTATTCGGGGAATCGCTGCGGCATATGCGCCAGCAGCAGGTCTACGCACTGCGCCGGCGCATGAGCATGCTGTTCCAGTTCGGTGCGTTGTTCACCGACATGACGAGCTTCGAGAACGTCGCGTTCCAGATGCGCGAGCATACCGATCTGGACGAGTCGCTGATCCAGGATCTCGCCCTGATGAAACTGCAGGCAGTCGGCCTGCGCGGTGCCGCGCATCTCAAGCCATCCGAGCTGTCGGGCGGCATGGCACGGCGCGTCGCGCTCGCGCGCGCGATCGCACTCGACCCGGAACTGATGATGTACGACGAACCCTTTGCCGGTCTCGACCCGATCTCGCTCGGGGTAGTCGGGCAGCTCATCCGCAAGCTCAACGACGCACTCGGCGCCACCTCGATCATCGTCACGCACGATATCCACGAGTCGCTGAAGATCGTCGATTACGCCTACTTCGTCGCCGACGGACGGGTGGTCGTCCAGGGTACGCCCGCAGAAGTCAGGGCTTCGACGGAACCTTATGTGCACCAGTTCGTCTGGGGCGAGGCGGACGGGCCGGTACCGTTCCACTACGCTGCACCCGACTACACGCGCGATCTGCTGGGAGAAACGGCGCCATGA
- a CDS encoding ABC transporter substrate-binding protein, producing MISTATLRFTQRLGVVAALLYALLAGLPAWSADTEPGDLVRSVSQDVLAILDQHKANPGSADVQAAIRDEVLPHFDFVRMAALASGLAWRSATPAQREELTEEFRTLLVRTYSTALGKFQGLTVEFDPQRKSEDQRKAIVRSRVTQPGSEPVTVDYRMGLTDSGWKVYDVAVDGVSLVTTYRDAFADESRRNGVAGLIRMLKDKNSSPGTGKTA from the coding sequence ATGATCTCGACCGCAACACTGCGTTTCACGCAACGCCTCGGCGTCGTCGCGGCGTTGTTGTATGCACTGCTTGCCGGCCTGCCCGCCTGGTCGGCGGACACGGAACCCGGCGACCTGGTGCGCTCCGTCAGCCAGGACGTGCTGGCGATCCTCGACCAGCACAAGGCGAACCCCGGCAGTGCCGACGTACAGGCGGCAATCCGTGACGAAGTGCTGCCACACTTCGACTTCGTACGCATGGCGGCACTCGCGTCAGGCCTTGCATGGCGCAGCGCCACGCCGGCACAACGCGAGGAACTGACGGAAGAGTTCCGCACCCTGCTGGTGCGCACCTACTCGACCGCACTCGGCAAGTTCCAGGGCCTGACCGTCGAGTTCGACCCACAGCGCAAGTCCGAGGACCAGCGCAAGGCCATCGTGCGCTCGCGCGTGACCCAGCCCGGCTCGGAGCCGGTCACGGTCGATTACCGCATGGGGCTCACCGATTCCGGCTGGAAGGTCTACGACGTTGCCGTGGACGGCGTCAGCCTGGTGACCACGTACCGCGATGCCTTTGCGGACGAGTCGCGCCGCAACGGCGTCGCCGGGCTGATCCGCATGCTGAAGGACAAGAACTCCTCACCCGGGACCGGAAAGACCGCATGA
- a CDS encoding LLM class F420-dependent oxidoreductase, giving the protein MDIGFNSMNTPLDPPPHELARALEERGFESLWYGEHSHIPCALRTPYPAGGPLPEPYKHIGDPYVSLMAAAAATTRLRIGTAVALLMEREPFSQAKTIATLDRLSGGRVILGCGVGWNAEEFANTSPHPWERRYALMRETVAALRALWRDEQAEYHGEFIDFDPVWCNPKPLQAGGPPVVFGVLGRTGIRHAAQWADGWMPIDFALRDLAVSIQRFRAAVVEAGRDPDAVEISLIAMRSPDLDTLKRYRDLGIRRVMVGVDVELWDKPEAIRPMIDRYAEMIPHLGA; this is encoded by the coding sequence ATGGATATCGGCTTCAATTCGATGAATACCCCGCTCGACCCGCCGCCGCACGAACTGGCGCGCGCGCTCGAGGAGCGCGGTTTCGAATCGCTGTGGTACGGCGAACACAGTCATATTCCGTGCGCGCTGCGCACGCCCTACCCGGCCGGCGGTCCGCTCCCTGAACCGTACAAGCACATCGGCGACCCTTACGTCTCGCTGATGGCCGCAGCGGCGGCAACCACGCGACTGCGCATAGGTACTGCGGTGGCGCTGCTGATGGAGCGCGAGCCGTTCTCGCAGGCCAAGACCATCGCAACGCTCGATCGCCTGTCGGGCGGGCGCGTGATCCTCGGCTGCGGCGTGGGCTGGAACGCCGAGGAATTCGCGAACACGTCGCCTCACCCGTGGGAGCGGCGCTACGCGCTGATGCGCGAAACCGTCGCCGCGCTGCGTGCGCTGTGGCGCGACGAACAAGCCGAATACCATGGCGAGTTCATCGACTTCGACCCGGTCTGGTGCAACCCCAAGCCGCTGCAGGCCGGCGGGCCACCAGTCGTGTTCGGCGTACTGGGGCGCACCGGGATCCGCCACGCCGCACAATGGGCCGACGGCTGGATGCCCATCGATTTCGCACTGCGCGATCTCGCGGTCTCGATCCAGCGTTTCCGCGCAGCCGTAGTCGAGGCGGGACGCGATCCCGACGCGGTCGAGATCTCGTTGATCGCGATGCGTTCACCCGATCTCGACACCCTGAAGCGCTACCGTGATCTCGGCATTCGCCGGGTCATGGTCGGCGTCGACGTCGAGTTGTGGGACAAGCCCGAAGCAATCAGGCCAATGATCGACCGCTACGCCGAAATGATCCCGCACCTCGGCGCCTGA
- a CDS encoding STAS domain-containing protein produces the protein MSITREGDALRLEGAVTMATVPALLAQAREAGAAEVRALDFSGATEVDSAAVAFALELRRLTSAHGGTLDLRNLPDGLQKLIALYGVEELLGV, from the coding sequence ATGAGCATCACACGCGAGGGAGACGCGTTGCGTCTCGAAGGCGCCGTCACGATGGCGACGGTACCGGCATTGCTCGCGCAGGCACGCGAGGCCGGCGCTGCCGAGGTGCGCGCACTGGACTTCAGCGGCGCAACCGAGGTGGATTCGGCTGCGGTCGCGTTCGCGCTGGAACTGCGCCGGCTGACGTCGGCCCATGGCGGCACGCTGGATTTGCGCAATCTGCCCGACGGGCTGCAGAAGCTGATCGCTCTCTACGGCGTCGAGGAACTCCTCGGCGTGTAA